In Lagopus muta isolate bLagMut1 chromosome 29, bLagMut1 primary, whole genome shotgun sequence, one genomic interval encodes:
- the LOC125685776 gene encoding feather keratin 1 isoform X6, with translation MTCGVHLHPTAMSCFDLCRPCGPTPLANSCNEPCVRQCQDSRVVIQPSPVVVTLPGPILSSFPQNTAVGSSTSAAVGSILSEEGVPISSGGFGLSGLGSRFSSRRCLP, from the coding sequence GtccacctccatcccacagccatgtcctgcttCGATCTGTGCCGTCCCTGTGGCCCGACCCCGCTGGCCaacagctgcaacgagccctgtgtGCGCCAGTGCCAGGACTCCCGGGTGGTGATCCAGCCCTCTCCCGTCGTGGTcaccctgcccggacccatcctcagctccttcccccagaacaccGCTGTGGGCTCCAGCACCtccgctgctgttggcagcatcctgAGTGAGGAGGGCGTGCCCATCTCCTCCGGTGGCTTTGGCCTCTCTGGCCTGGGCAGCCGCTTCTCTAGCAGGAGGTGCCTGCCTTAA
- the LOC125685776 gene encoding feather keratin 1 isoform X7 has protein sequence MTCGVHLHPTAMSCFDLCRPCGPTPLANSCNEPCVRQCQDSRVVIQPSPVVVTLPGPILSSFPQNTAVGSSTSAAVGSILSEEGVPISSGGFGLSGLGSRFSSRRCLP, from the coding sequence GtccacctccatcccacagccatgtcctgcttCGATCTGTGCCGTCCCTGTGGCCCGACCCCGCTGGCCaacagctgcaacgagccctgtgtGCGCCAGTGCCAGGACTCCCGGGTGGTGATCCAGCCCTCTCCCGTCGTGGTCACCCTGCCtggacccatcctcagctccttcccccagaacaccGCTGTGGGCTCCAGCACCtccgctgctgttggcagcatcctgAGTGAGGAGGGCGTGCCCATCTCCTCCGGTGGCTTTGGCCTCTCTGGCCTGGGCAGCCGCTTCTCTAGCAGGAGGTGCCTGCCTTAA